One window from the genome of [Clostridium] celerecrescens 18A encodes:
- a CDS encoding response regulator has translation MMYRILIVDDEDYVRDLLVRNIQNSALEVDVVAVAGDGEEGLREALLNKPDIIITDIAMPFMNGLELIRRIQEAGLYSKNVVISGYDEFDYAKQAISLGVKDYLLKPFLPREMIDVLTKVIQELDSQKALLQNMSLLKEQAVSRAGLAREKALKALIRGKEWGEEPDFILEGSFYAAGVIRMEGGAWDFGKQEHVEEFLMLIRNGYLSAGICLYAVSFDGIQLASIWCGDGENEEHFLKKIGESLEKVSMSLEKYYHIQMNSALGRAYRSQAKLVDSYREAMAVWRGNLDAEKRFLFYGEESSRKEEISSSQIREWKNQIRLSVRAGQEAGALAGLSGLMKCYASMSNRKNDYVGVSVGELVYAIQNDMEQDGYDRADTEPLSFMQDRINYGSLMDMNHMLATYIEKCCRVVRENSEETRADAVVKQMKQIIENDLHKTELDLEGVALKVHFSSSYVRQIFKQYTGESFGEYLIRKRMERAGSLLQKTSMKIQEVADQCGYDNQRYFASSFKKFYSCTPTEFKKLVEEENIY, from the coding sequence ATGATGTACCGCATATTGATCGTAGATGACGAAGACTATGTAAGAGACTTACTGGTCAGAAATATCCAAAATTCGGCCCTGGAAGTGGATGTGGTTGCGGTGGCAGGTGACGGAGAGGAAGGGCTTAGAGAAGCGCTGTTAAATAAGCCGGATATTATCATTACGGACATTGCCATGCCCTTTATGAATGGCCTGGAATTGATCCGCAGGATTCAGGAAGCCGGGCTTTACAGTAAAAATGTGGTCATAAGCGGTTACGATGAATTTGACTATGCAAAGCAGGCCATTTCACTTGGAGTCAAGGATTATTTACTAAAGCCCTTTTTGCCCAGGGAAATGATTGATGTTTTAACAAAGGTGATACAGGAGCTGGACAGCCAGAAGGCGCTTTTGCAGAATATGAGCCTGTTAAAGGAACAGGCCGTGAGCCGGGCCGGACTTGCCAGGGAAAAAGCGCTGAAGGCTCTCATAAGAGGAAAGGAATGGGGAGAGGAACCGGACTTCATACTGGAAGGCAGTTTTTATGCGGCAGGAGTGATCCGCATGGAAGGCGGAGCATGGGATTTTGGCAAGCAGGAGCATGTGGAGGAGTTTCTGATGCTGATACGGAACGGTTATCTTTCTGCAGGGATCTGCCTGTATGCGGTCAGCTTTGACGGGATCCAGCTGGCGTCCATCTGGTGCGGTGACGGGGAAAACGAGGAGCATTTCCTTAAAAAGATTGGGGAAAGCCTGGAAAAAGTCAGTATGAGCCTGGAGAAATATTACCATATTCAGATGAACAGCGCCCTTGGCCGTGCTTACCGGAGTCAGGCAAAGCTGGTGGATTCCTACAGGGAAGCTATGGCTGTGTGGCGGGGGAATTTAGACGCAGAAAAACGATTCCTGTTTTATGGAGAAGAAAGCAGCCGGAAAGAAGAAATCAGCAGCAGCCAGATCAGGGAGTGGAAAAACCAGATCCGGCTTTCTGTGCGTGCCGGACAGGAGGCAGGGGCTCTTGCTGGGCTGTCGGGCCTGATGAAGTGTTATGCCTCCATGTCCAACAGGAAGAATGATTATGTGGGCGTATCTGTAGGGGAACTGGTTTATGCCATTCAGAATGATATGGAGCAGGATGGATATGACCGGGCGGATACGGAGCCTCTATCCTTCATGCAGGACCGGATCAATTACGGAAGCCTGATGGATATGAACCATATGCTGGCCACTTATATTGAAAAGTGCTGTCGGGTGGTACGGGAAAATTCAGAGGAAACCAGGGCAGATGCAGTGGTGAAGCAAATGAAGCAGATCATTGAAAATGATCTGCATAAGACGGAGCTGGATCTTGAGGGAGTGGCTTTAAAGGTGCATTTCAGCTCCAGCTATGTCAGGCAGATATTCAAACAGTACACAGGAGAGAGTTTTGGTGAATATTTAATCCGAAAGCGTATGGAACGAGCAGGGAGCCTGCTCCAGAAAACTAGCATGAAAATCCAGGAGGTGGCAGACCAATGCGGGTATGATAACCAGCGGTACTTTGCCAGCAGTTTTAAGAAATTTTATAGCTGCACTCCCACGGAATTTAAAAAATTGGTGGAAGAAGAGAATATATATTAG
- a CDS encoding bifunctional transcriptional activator/DNA repair enzyme AdaA, giving the protein MLTEEEKWKAALECDASYDGRFYYGVKTTGIFCRPSCKSKSPKRENVEFFDTAEQARESGLRPCKRCRPDLLEFHPQRENAEKIKIVYDLYYSENDRLREELKNLGLSRNRILQLFQNQYEKTPTEYLNGLRISSAKKLLSNTPDNILQIALQSGFGSLSSFYTQFKRVTGISPNEYRESLTGKNADTNKGTR; this is encoded by the coding sequence ATGCTGACTGAGGAGGAAAAATGGAAGGCAGCACTGGAATGTGATGCATCTTATGACGGCAGATTTTATTACGGAGTAAAAACAACAGGAATTTTCTGCCGTCCTTCCTGTAAATCAAAGAGTCCTAAACGTGAAAACGTTGAATTCTTTGATACGGCAGAGCAGGCACGTGAAAGCGGGCTTCGCCCCTGTAAGCGCTGCCGGCCTGATTTGCTGGAATTTCACCCGCAGAGAGAGAATGCGGAAAAAATTAAAATAGTTTATGACCTTTATTATTCTGAAAATGATCGCTTAAGGGAGGAATTGAAAAATCTTGGGCTCAGCAGAAACAGAATCCTCCAGCTGTTTCAGAATCAATATGAAAAGACCCCGACGGAGTATTTAAATGGCTTACGTATATCCAGTGCCAAAAAGCTTCTGTCCAATACCCCTGATAATATTCTGCAGATCGCTTTACAAAGCGGCTTTGGGAGTCTTTCATCTTTTTACACACAGTTTAAGCGTGTAACAGGTATTTCTCCCAATGAATACCGGGAGAGCCTCACCGGAAAGAATGCTGATACGAATAAAGGCACACGGTAG
- a CDS encoding heparinase II/III domain-containing protein — protein MIQFTEQEIRHLREKYQRQRSAVNRIMEDVKEIMAEPVLVPKTGIANWTLYYYCPDCSVRLTFDRDDKFHHSCPSCGRVYSGEPYDSTWWGIINSRNYTAVFQMGLIYLITGETDYARKAVDIMMEYSGYYKDYEVHGNIPYNGPGKSGAQTLDEANFLRSFAMSYDLLSDFMTEEEKEFIGKEMLIPGAEFLMKYRHNQLHNHEVIISSAIAVIGLIFGIDRYIQFAVYEPYGILYQLENGMLPDHMWFEGALGYHFYALTSFFAYEKFALHTSHSHISHPNYKAMMELLASYLEPGFRIPMLNDTNYGHTSSSLYLYEFAYRELGGEKLLFILNQLYEEEKRDNLEAFIYGADELPKCSMEPGNYHVKAGQSGSTILRGKDDRYLLIKHDRYGGEHDHYDRLGISYLAHGKRISPDLGTTGYGAVMHYDFYKNTGSHNTVNINGDNQAPVNARLTRYEERDGGIYVEAEADWTIPYEMPDSFTIVQWKEETYRPVKMLRKIAWNEDYFAEVFQVKGAGKDLPVDWVMHFSGNRIIQPEGMEIKKFSDRKPYSYLHHMKKAVLSENQTSVIHDYVDGGIHTRVFTWNQGMELYDGMGPDNPSISDINYQIERGYGPDLVFAHVITSSNGPCLIRNVNFSEDGDCIVIEVEGEKDERKWSKIHKI, from the coding sequence ATGATTCAATTTACAGAACAGGAAATCCGGCATTTAAGAGAAAAGTACCAAAGGCAGCGGTCAGCTGTTAACCGTATCATGGAAGATGTAAAAGAAATCATGGCAGAGCCTGTTTTGGTTCCCAAAACAGGGATCGCCAACTGGACCCTTTATTATTACTGCCCGGATTGTTCTGTGCGGCTGACGTTTGACAGGGACGATAAATTTCATCACAGCTGCCCCTCCTGCGGACGGGTATATTCCGGTGAGCCCTATGACAGTACCTGGTGGGGAATCATTAACAGCAGAAATTACACGGCGGTATTTCAGATGGGACTGATTTATCTGATCACAGGGGAAACTGACTATGCCAGAAAGGCCGTAGATATCATGATGGAATATTCCGGATACTATAAGGACTATGAGGTACACGGCAATATTCCTTATAATGGTCCCGGTAAGTCAGGCGCTCAGACTCTTGATGAGGCGAATTTCCTCAGAAGCTTTGCCATGAGTTATGATCTTCTGTCTGATTTCATGACGGAGGAGGAAAAAGAGTTTATTGGAAAGGAAATGCTCATCCCTGGAGCTGAATTTTTGATGAAATACCGCCATAACCAGCTGCACAATCATGAAGTGATCATAAGCTCAGCCATTGCGGTCATCGGATTGATCTTTGGCATTGACCGGTATATCCAGTTTGCCGTTTATGAGCCTTATGGGATTTTATATCAGCTGGAGAATGGGATGCTCCCGGATCACATGTGGTTCGAAGGAGCACTGGGCTATCACTTTTATGCCCTTACCAGTTTTTTTGCCTATGAAAAGTTTGCCCTCCATACGTCTCACAGCCATATCAGCCATCCAAATTATAAAGCCATGATGGAGCTGCTGGCATCCTATCTGGAACCGGGATTCCGTATTCCCATGTTAAACGATACCAATTACGGACATACCTCCTCAAGTCTTTATTTATATGAATTTGCATACCGGGAACTGGGAGGGGAAAAGCTTCTTTTTATACTGAACCAACTATATGAAGAAGAAAAGAGAGACAATCTGGAAGCCTTTATTTACGGGGCTGATGAGCTGCCTAAGTGCAGTATGGAGCCAGGGAATTATCATGTGAAAGCAGGGCAGTCAGGGAGCACGATTTTAAGAGGGAAGGATGATAGATATCTGCTGATTAAACATGACCGTTATGGCGGGGAACATGATCATTATGATCGACTTGGCATCAGTTATCTGGCTCATGGAAAGAGGATATCTCCTGATCTTGGTACTACCGGATACGGTGCGGTTATGCATTATGATTTTTATAAGAATACAGGTTCCCACAATACAGTGAACATTAACGGTGATAATCAGGCGCCGGTCAATGCAAGGCTTACCCGTTACGAAGAAAGAGATGGGGGCATATATGTGGAAGCAGAAGCGGACTGGACCATACCCTATGAAATGCCGGATAGCTTTACCATCGTTCAGTGGAAGGAAGAAACTTACCGGCCTGTAAAAATGTTGAGAAAGATCGCATGGAACGAAGATTATTTTGCAGAAGTATTCCAGGTAAAGGGGGCAGGGAAGGATCTGCCTGTGGACTGGGTCATGCATTTTTCCGGAAACCGGATCATACAGCCTGAGGGAATGGAAATAAAAAAGTTTTCTGACAGGAAGCCATATAGCTATCTTCATCACATGAAAAAGGCCGTTCTGTCAGAAAATCAAACCAGTGTGATCCATGATTATGTGGATGGAGGCATACATACGCGGGTATTTACCTGGAACCAAGGAATGGAATTGTATGATGGAATGGGGCCGGATAACCCCTCGATATCTGATATCAATTACCAGATTGAACGCGGGTATGGACCGGATCTTGTATTTGCCCATGTGATTACCAGCAGCAATGGGCCTTGTCTGATCAGGAATGTAAACTTTTCTGAAGATGGGGACTGTATCGTGATTGAAGTGGAAGGAGAAAAAGACGAAAGGAAATGGAGCAAGATCCATAAGATATAA
- a CDS encoding redoxin family protein, with product MGFSIDVSIPVMTVFLQGIISFFSPCVLPLIPLYIGYLSGGTGVRGEDGRIYYKRSKVMVHTVCFVIGVSFAFFLLGLGFSALGNFFKSNQLLFARVGGILVVLFGLYQLGVFGTSSVLGRERRLPFSLNTLAMSPLTALIMGFTFSFAWTPCVGPALASVLLMAASASTKAMGFVLIGVYTLGFVLPFLAVGFFTTTVLEFFKAHGNIAKNGVKVGGVLMVFMGILMFTGKMNAVTGYLSTIPSPAVTESRETPQPETTAEPSKEKPATEEESVTKEESASEPGNTGESEEANQPLPAVDFTLTDQYGNTHSLSDYKGKTIFLNFWATWCPPCRAEMPDIQKIFETADTEGDNALIILGVAAPNYGSEKDEEGIKQFLKENGYTYPVLMDTNAELFEAYGVFSYPTTFMIDKDGNVFGYASGQLSEDTMRSIIEQTMKGQRK from the coding sequence TTGGGCTTTTCTATCGACGTAAGTATTCCAGTTATGACCGTGTTTCTTCAGGGGATTATCAGCTTCTTTTCTCCCTGTGTGCTGCCACTCATCCCCCTTTACATAGGGTATCTGTCGGGAGGGACGGGAGTCCGCGGGGAGGACGGGCGGATTTATTATAAACGCAGCAAGGTTATGGTTCACACTGTCTGCTTTGTTATCGGGGTCAGCTTCGCATTCTTCCTGTTGGGGCTGGGATTCTCAGCTCTTGGAAACTTTTTTAAATCAAACCAGCTTCTTTTTGCAAGAGTGGGAGGTATCCTGGTAGTTTTATTCGGTTTATACCAGCTGGGTGTTTTTGGGACTTCTTCTGTATTGGGAAGGGAACGCAGACTGCCATTTTCCCTTAATACCCTGGCCATGTCTCCCTTAACTGCGTTAATCATGGGCTTCACCTTCAGCTTTGCCTGGACGCCCTGTGTGGGACCGGCTCTTGCCAGTGTCCTGCTTATGGCCGCCTCAGCCTCCACAAAGGCAATGGGGTTTGTCCTGATCGGAGTATATACACTGGGGTTTGTTCTGCCGTTTCTTGCGGTGGGATTCTTTACCACCACAGTGCTTGAATTTTTCAAAGCTCACGGCAATATTGCAAAGAATGGGGTAAAGGTCGGAGGAGTTCTCATGGTATTTATGGGAATTTTAATGTTCACCGGAAAGATGAATGCGGTGACCGGATACCTTTCAACCATTCCGTCCCCTGCCGTCACAGAATCAAGAGAGACGCCGCAGCCGGAAACGACTGCAGAACCATCGAAAGAAAAACCTGCAACAGAAGAAGAATCTGTTACGAAAGAAGAATCTGCATCGGAACCGGGGAATACCGGTGAGTCAGAGGAAGCGAATCAGCCTCTTCCGGCAGTTGATTTCACTTTAACCGATCAATACGGCAATACCCATTCTCTTTCTGATTATAAAGGAAAGACGATCTTTTTAAACTTCTGGGCGACCTGGTGTCCCCCATGCAGGGCGGAGATGCCGGACATCCAGAAAATATTCGAAACCGCCGATACAGAAGGGGATAATGCACTGATCATTCTGGGAGTTGCAGCTCCTAATTATGGAAGTGAAAAAGACGAAGAAGGAATTAAACAATTCCTGAAAGAAAACGGATACACCTATCCGGTTCTCATGGACACGAATGCGGAGCTGTTTGAAGCTTATGGAGTATTCTCTTATCCGACTACATTTATGATTGATAAAGATGGTAATGTATTTGGTTATGCAAGCGGCCAGCTTTCGGAAGATACGATGCGCAGCATTATAGAACAGACCATGAAAGGGCAGCGGAAATAA
- a CDS encoding FeoA family protein — translation MSDNICLADLKRGQKAVIAKLAAYDDMRRRLQDIGIIEGTTVECLGKSPLGDPTAFLIRGAVIALRSEDSGRVLVQSNIEEKANRHYGEEMVAANLSLED, via the coding sequence ATGTCTGATAATATTTGTTTAGCAGATTTAAAAAGGGGTCAGAAAGCAGTGATCGCAAAGCTGGCCGCCTATGATGATATGAGAAGGCGTTTACAGGATATTGGCATTATAGAGGGAACTACTGTGGAGTGCCTGGGAAAAAGTCCTTTGGGAGACCCAACGGCATTTTTAATACGGGGTGCGGTGATCGCTCTTAGGAGTGAGGATTCTGGCCGTGTTCTGGTGCAGTCAAATATAGAGGAAAAAGCGAACCGTCATTATGGGGAAGAGATGGTGGCCGCTAACCTTTCGCTGGAGGATTAG
- a CDS encoding DNA-3-methyladenine glycosylase family protein, with the protein MKAVETKFFDYGSKEVECLSNSDPVLGDAMARFGRVEREVIPEPFAALVNAIIGQLISVSSAKTVWCRMQESLGDITPENLSAVSADDIQRCGMIMKKAVTISELSKDILQGKVCLDDLRQLPDQEVIRYLTTIKGVGLWTAEMLLINCLERPDVVSWGDIAIRRGMEKLYGFPKLTKDQFEVCKSRYSPYGSVASIYLWKISFL; encoded by the coding sequence ATGAAGGCCGTTGAGACGAAGTTCTTTGATTATGGCAGTAAGGAGGTAGAGTGCCTCTCCAATTCAGACCCGGTGTTAGGTGATGCGATGGCACGGTTCGGAAGGGTGGAGAGGGAGGTGATTCCCGAGCCCTTTGCTGCTCTGGTCAATGCGATTATTGGCCAGCTCATATCTGTAAGTTCTGCCAAAACCGTATGGTGCCGAATGCAGGAAAGTCTGGGAGATATTACCCCGGAAAACTTATCAGCCGTTTCAGCGGATGATATTCAGCGCTGCGGCATGATCATGAAAAAGGCAGTTACCATATCTGAGCTGTCAAAGGACATTTTACAGGGCAAGGTTTGTCTGGATGATCTGCGGCAACTGCCGGATCAGGAGGTTATCCGGTACTTAACGACGATAAAGGGGGTTGGGCTTTGGACGGCTGAGATGCTTCTCATTAACTGCCTGGAGCGTCCCGATGTGGTTAGCTGGGGTGATATCGCCATTCGTAGGGGAATGGAAAAACTGTATGGTTTTCCTAAGCTGACAAAGGATCAATTCGAAGTGTGCAAGAGCCGGTATTCACCCTATGGCTCGGTAGCTTCCATTTATTTGTGGAAGATATCCTTTTTATGA
- a CDS encoding FadR/GntR family transcriptional regulator — translation MTPSHKSLADTTAEGIIKYIIDHKLKEGAQLPNETTLSSLMGVGRSTLREAIRALASRNILTVQQGSGIYVCHNTGVADDPLGFTFIENKEKLVTDLLEFRMMIEPRVAAMAASKATPDQAGELLHLAERVAECYDLGKSHSEADAIFHAKIAEISGNVIVPQLEPLIMHAIDMLIDITHSELKEETIRTHMAIVNAIQKNDAIAAQDAMTLHLIYNRDRLRKAHEKKNSSNSNQ, via the coding sequence ATGACACCATCACATAAATCTCTCGCCGATACAACAGCGGAAGGAATCATCAAATACATCATTGATCATAAATTAAAAGAAGGTGCACAGCTCCCCAACGAAACCACGCTTTCCTCTCTTATGGGAGTTGGACGGAGCACTCTGCGTGAGGCCATACGGGCTCTTGCTTCACGCAATATCCTGACAGTTCAGCAGGGGTCCGGAATCTACGTCTGCCACAATACAGGTGTTGCTGATGATCCACTTGGATTCACCTTTATAGAAAATAAGGAAAAACTGGTGACTGATCTTTTAGAATTCCGTATGATGATCGAGCCAAGGGTCGCCGCTATGGCCGCCTCTAAGGCTACTCCTGATCAGGCCGGGGAGCTTCTCCACCTGGCGGAACGGGTGGCGGAATGTTACGACTTAGGAAAATCCCACTCAGAAGCAGATGCCATTTTCCATGCCAAGATTGCAGAGATCAGCGGAAATGTCATCGTACCACAGCTTGAGCCTCTTATTATGCATGCCATTGATATGCTTATAGACATAACCCATTCCGAGTTAAAAGAAGAAACCATAAGAACACATATGGCAATAGTAAATGCCATACAAAAAAACGATGCCATTGCCGCACAGGATGCCATGACTCTTCATCTCATTTACAACCGGGACCGTTTGCGCAAGGCTCATGAGAAAAAGAACTCCAGTAATTCCAACCAATAA
- a CDS encoding methylated-DNA--[protein]-cysteine S-methyltransferase, which produces MKHTAYIKTALGPIEISEVDGFITELLFVKDTLKISGEQKTPLLEKAEKQIKEYLDGTSREFDLPLAAKGTEFQKTVWDALHKIPYGETRSYKQVAEMIGRPDASRAVGMANGKNPILILTPCHRVVGSNGKLTGYAAGLDIKEQLLELELTYEGR; this is translated from the coding sequence ATGAAACATACAGCATATATTAAAACTGCCCTGGGTCCGATTGAAATATCTGAAGTGGATGGTTTTATTACTGAGTTGCTTTTTGTAAAAGATACCCTTAAAATTTCCGGTGAACAGAAGACCCCTTTGCTGGAGAAAGCAGAAAAGCAGATAAAGGAATATTTAGACGGGACAAGCAGGGAGTTTGATTTGCCGCTTGCTGCAAAAGGGACGGAGTTTCAAAAGACCGTATGGGATGCCCTGCACAAAATTCCGTATGGAGAAACGCGAAGCTATAAGCAGGTTGCAGAAATGATCGGAAGGCCGGACGCATCCCGGGCAGTTGGTATGGCAAATGGAAAAAATCCCATACTGATCCTGACGCCGTGTCACCGTGTAGTGGGCTCAAATGGTAAATTGACAGGCTATGCGGCAGGCCTGGATATCAAGGAACAACTACTGGAATTGGAACTGACATATGAAGGCCGTTGA
- the ilvD gene encoding dihydroxy-acid dehydratase, which translates to MVSQEIRKLAPEMDPLRMGMGWKVEDLSKMQIMVESTFGDSHPGSAHLMELVNKTVDGVRDQGGKAARYFTTDICDGMAQGHDGINYSLVSRDTICNMIEIHAGATPFDGGVYISSCDKGVPAHLMAIGRVNMPSILVTGGVMDAGPDLLTLEQIGKYSAMCQRGELEPEKLEFYKQHACPSCGACSFMGTASTMQVMGEALGLMLPGSSLMPATCPDLKDIAERAGHQIIELAKKGIKPRDIVTMESFENAIMVHAAISGSTNSLIHLPAIAHEFGLEIDSEMFDRLHRGAHYLLDIRPAGKWPAQYFYYAGGVPRVMEEIKSVLHLDVMTVTGKTLGENLEILKQNGFYDKCDEYCASVGVKKEEIIRPFHDAIGTDGAIAILKGNLAPEGAVIKHTACPKEMFHAVLNARPFDSEEEAIEAVLKHHVKPGDAVFIRYEGPKGSGMPEMFYTSEAISSDKELGSTIALITDGRFSGASTGPSIGHVSPEAADGGPIALVEEGDMIQIDIPNRILAIVGVKGQRKTEDEMEKILKERRNQWQPRISKYQSGVLKIFSERAVSPMKGGYME; encoded by the coding sequence ATGGTTAGTCAGGAAATTCGGAAATTAGCTCCGGAAATGGACCCGCTTCGGATGGGTATGGGCTGGAAGGTAGAGGATCTTTCTAAAATGCAGATCATGGTGGAGAGCACCTTTGGAGACAGCCATCCGGGAAGTGCTCATCTGATGGAACTGGTAAATAAGACAGTGGATGGGGTAAGGGATCAGGGAGGAAAGGCAGCCAGATATTTTACAACGGATATCTGTGATGGTATGGCCCAGGGACACGACGGCATTAATTATTCCCTGGTCTCCCGTGACACGATCTGCAATATGATTGAAATTCATGCGGGTGCAACTCCATTTGACGGCGGAGTATATATATCAAGCTGTGATAAGGGGGTGCCTGCTCATCTTATGGCAATCGGCCGGGTGAATATGCCTTCCATTCTGGTGACCGGCGGTGTTATGGATGCCGGCCCGGATCTTCTTACCCTGGAACAGATTGGAAAGTACAGCGCCATGTGCCAGAGAGGGGAACTGGAACCGGAAAAGCTGGAATTTTATAAGCAGCATGCCTGTCCATCCTGCGGAGCTTGTTCTTTTATGGGAACGGCATCAACCATGCAGGTCATGGGCGAGGCCCTTGGCCTTATGCTCCCGGGATCCTCACTTATGCCGGCAACCTGCCCTGATTTAAAGGATATAGCTGAAAGAGCCGGACATCAGATCATAGAGCTTGCGAAAAAGGGAATAAAACCAAGAGATATCGTTACCATGGAATCCTTTGAAAATGCGATTATGGTACATGCAGCCATATCCGGTTCAACCAATTCCCTGATCCATCTGCCTGCTATTGCCCATGAATTTGGACTGGAAATAGATTCTGAGATGTTTGACCGGCTGCACAGGGGTGCCCATTATCTTCTTGATATCCGGCCCGCTGGAAAATGGCCGGCCCAGTATTTCTACTATGCAGGCGGAGTGCCCAGGGTCATGGAAGAAATCAAATCCGTGCTTCACCTGGATGTTATGACTGTGACAGGAAAGACTCTGGGTGAAAATCTCGAAATACTGAAACAAAATGGCTTTTATGATAAATGCGATGAATATTGTGCAAGCGTTGGGGTGAAAAAAGAAGAAATAATCCGCCCGTTTCATGATGCCATCGGAACCGATGGGGCAATTGCCATTTTAAAAGGAAATCTGGCACCGGAGGGTGCTGTTATTAAGCATACTGCATGTCCAAAGGAAATGTTTCATGCGGTGTTAAATGCACGTCCCTTTGACAGTGAGGAAGAGGCAATTGAAGCGGTCCTGAAACACCATGTAAAACCTGGAGATGCTGTATTCATCCGGTATGAAGGTCCAAAGGGAAGTGGAATGCCGGAAATGTTCTACACCTCTGAGGCGATCTCATCGGATAAAGAACTTGGAAGCACCATTGCCCTGATCACAGACGGGCGTTTTTCCGGAGCTTCCACTGGTCCTTCCATCGGGCATGTTTCTCCGGAAGCAGCGGATGGCGGTCCCATTGCGCTGGTGGAGGAAGGGGATATGATCCAAATTGATATTCCTAACCGGATTCTTGCAATTGTAGGCGTAAAGGGCCAGCGAAAGACAGAAGATGAGATGGAAAAGATTCTTAAGGAACGGCGGAACCAATGGCAGCCAAGAATTTCAAAGTACCAGTCGGGAGTATTGAAAATATTCAGTGAGCGTGCAGTATCGCCAATGAAGGGCGGATATATGGAGTAA
- a CDS encoding ferrous iron transporter B translates to MGLSRDSMGIKSVDCGLEIKKRKEEDKVIALAGNPNVGKSTVFNQLTGMNQHTGNWPGKTVANAQGWCSDGQQGYVMVDIPGCYSLMAHSTEEEVARDFICFENPDAVVVVCDATCLERNLNLVLQIMEATTNVVVCVNLMDEAKKKKIFLHLDMLEQRLGIPVAGTAARSNKGLDQIYTGLKRCLEQIEEEGDKPALIQYPQYIENAIARLLPAVEQLANGKAEARWLCARLLDANENLMEAVRKYRKPVADSEEVVSCLAEIWEEWKSSGISQEQVSDDMATVFINKAESLCKDIVEYENQTYNRKDRKLDWIFTSKATGFPIMFLVLLGIFWITITGANYPSELISTVLFKIEAWLVGLADAAGVPVIITELLFHGVYRVLAWVVAVMLPPMAIFFPLFTLLEDFGYLPRVAFNLDRCFKKCSACGKQALTM, encoded by the coding sequence ATGGGATTAAGCAGGGATTCAATGGGAATTAAGTCTGTGGACTGCGGTCTGGAAATTAAGAAACGGAAGGAAGAGGATAAGGTCATTGCACTGGCCGGAAATCCCAATGTAGGTAAGAGTACGGTATTTAATCAGCTTACTGGGATGAATCAGCATACAGGAAATTGGCCGGGAAAAACCGTTGCCAACGCCCAGGGCTGGTGCTCGGATGGTCAGCAGGGATATGTTATGGTGGATATTCCCGGCTGCTATTCCCTGATGGCCCATTCCACGGAAGAAGAGGTCGCCAGAGACTTTATTTGCTTTGAAAACCCGGATGCAGTAGTAGTAGTCTGTGATGCCACATGCCTGGAGAGGAACTTAAACCTGGTGCTGCAGATCATGGAGGCCACGACCAATGTGGTGGTATGTGTAAACCTTATGGATGAGGCTAAAAAGAAGAAAATTTTCTTACACCTTGATATGCTGGAACAGCGCCTGGGGATCCCGGTTGCAGGAACTGCAGCCAGAAGCAATAAAGGACTGGATCAGATCTATACCGGTTTAAAACGCTGCCTGGAACAGATAGAGGAGGAAGGGGATAAACCTGCTCTCATCCAATACCCCCAATATATTGAAAACGCCATTGCCAGGCTCCTGCCTGCAGTGGAACAATTGGCCAACGGAAAGGCAGAGGCCCGCTGGCTTTGCGCCAGACTGTTGGATGCCAATGAGAATTTGATGGAAGCCGTAAGAAAATACCGAAAGCCGGTGGCTGATTCCGAAGAAGTGGTTTCCTGTCTTGCTGAAATCTGGGAAGAATGGAAGTCTTCCGGGATCAGCCAGGAGCAGGTAAGCGACGATATGGCTACTGTTTTCATAAATAAGGCGGAAAGTTTATGCAAGGATATCGTGGAATATGAAAACCAGACCTATAACCGGAAGGATCGGAAACTGGATTGGATTTTTACTAGTAAGGCTACAGGCTTTCCCATTATGTTCCTGGTTTTGCTTGGAATCTTCTGGATTACCATAACAGGAGCTAATTATCCGTCAGAGTTAATAAGCACCGTACTGTTTAAGATAGAAGCGTGGTTGGTCGGGCTGGCTGACGCTGCCGGTGTGCCCGTGATTATCACTGAACTGCTGTTTCATGGTGTTTACCGGGTTCTGGCCTGGGTAGTAGCGGTTATGCTGCCTCCTATGGCAATATTTTTCCCACTGTTTACTCTTCTGGAGGATTTTGGATACCTCCCCAGAGTGGCTTTTAATTTAGACCGATGCTTTAAAAAGTGTTCTGCCTGCGGAAAACAGGCGCTTACCATGTGA